A window from Planococcus maritimus encodes these proteins:
- the sdaAB gene encoding L-serine ammonia-lyase, iron-sulfur-dependent subunit beta produces MKFKSVFDIIGPVMIGPSSSHTAGAARIGRVARDLFGRQPSWAKIHLYGSFAETYKGHSTDVAIIGGLLDYDTFDERIKTAFEEAEKLGMSYEFIPETGNVDHPNTARIVIGDDKSEMSMMGISIGGGKIEITELNGFPLRLSGNHPAILVVHDDRSGCIANVANCLYKYDINIGHMEVSRKERGDMALMVIEVDQTVNVEVMDELRELPNITQVTRIAD; encoded by the coding sequence ATGAAGTTCAAATCTGTTTTTGATATAATCGGCCCGGTCATGATCGGGCCATCATCTTCGCATACAGCGGGGGCAGCGCGTATCGGTCGAGTAGCGCGAGATTTATTCGGTAGGCAGCCATCATGGGCGAAGATCCATTTGTACGGTTCTTTCGCCGAAACCTATAAAGGGCATTCGACCGATGTAGCGATTATTGGTGGCTTACTAGATTACGATACGTTCGACGAACGCATCAAAACCGCATTTGAAGAAGCGGAAAAGCTTGGCATGAGCTATGAATTTATCCCGGAAACAGGTAATGTCGACCATCCGAATACGGCGCGCATCGTCATTGGGGATGACAAATCCGAAATGTCGATGATGGGCATCTCGATCGGTGGAGGCAAAATCGAAATTACGGAACTGAATGGTTTCCCGCTCAGGCTCTCTGGCAACCATCCGGCGATTCTCGTCGTTCACGACGATCGTTCGGGTTGTATCGCAAACGTAGCGAATTGTTTATATAAATACGACATTAATATTGGCCATATGGAAGTGTCCCGCAAAGAACGTGGCGACATGGCATTGATGGTCATTGAAGTCGATCAAACGGTAAACGTAGAAGTTATGGATGAATTGCGCGAGTTGCCGAATATTACGCAAGTTACGCGCATCGCCGACTAA
- the rpmB gene encoding 50S ribosomal protein L28 has protein sequence MPKVCAVSGRKARAGNSRSHALNSTKRTWGANLQKVRILVDGKPKRVWVSARALKSGKVERV, from the coding sequence ATGCCAAAAGTATGTGCAGTATCTGGACGTAAAGCTCGTGCAGGAAACAGCCGTTCACACGCGTTGAACTCGACAAAACGTACATGGGGAGCAAACCTTCAAAAAGTTCGCATCCTTGTAGACGGCAAGCCGAAACGTGTATGGGTTTCCGCGAGAGCATTGAAATCAGGAAAAGTTGAG
- the sdaAA gene encoding L-serine ammonia-lyase, iron-sulfur-dependent, subunit alpha: MDVLFRNVRELVERAEKEGKLISEIMIEQEMLITDRSREDIMQQMDRNLTVMEEAVEKGLQGVHSVSGLTGGDAVLLQKYMQQGNSLSGDLLLDAVSKAVATNEVNAAMGTICATPTAGSAGVVPGTLFAVKNKLNPTREQMIRYLFTSGAFGFVVANNASISGAAGGCQAEVGSAAAMASAAIIEMAGGTPQQSSEAFAITLKNMLGLVCDPVAGLVEVPCVKRNAMGASNAVVAADMALAGVTSRIPCDEVISAMFEIGQAMPSAFRETAKGGLAATPTGKWLESKIFGGSVVGSGQ, encoded by the coding sequence ATGGATGTTCTATTCCGAAATGTAAGGGAACTCGTTGAACGGGCAGAAAAAGAAGGCAAGCTCATTTCTGAAATCATGATTGAGCAAGAAATGCTTATCACAGACCGTTCGCGGGAAGATATTATGCAACAAATGGACCGTAATTTGACGGTCATGGAAGAAGCGGTTGAAAAAGGCCTGCAAGGCGTGCACTCCGTTTCTGGTTTGACGGGTGGAGACGCGGTGCTGTTGCAAAAATACATGCAGCAAGGCAATAGCTTGTCTGGTGATCTACTGCTCGATGCGGTCAGTAAAGCCGTGGCGACCAATGAAGTGAACGCGGCGATGGGTACCATTTGTGCGACGCCGACTGCGGGCTCTGCAGGGGTTGTGCCGGGAACATTATTTGCCGTAAAAAATAAACTGAATCCGACGCGTGAGCAAATGATCCGTTATTTGTTCACTTCGGGTGCTTTTGGATTTGTCGTAGCGAATAACGCTTCGATCTCAGGAGCAGCTGGCGGGTGTCAGGCAGAAGTTGGTTCTGCAGCTGCAATGGCTTCTGCGGCCATTATCGAAATGGCTGGCGGCACACCTCAGCAAAGTTCGGAAGCCTTTGCTATCACTTTAAAGAATATGCTCGGTCTAGTCTGCGACCCTGTGGCGGGGCTCGTAGAAGTGCCATGTGTGAAACGCAATGCGATGGGTGCATCCAATGCAGTCGTTGCAGCAGATATGGCCCTCGCTGGCGTAACCAGCCGCATCCCGTGCGACGAAGTCATCAGCGCCATGTTTGAAATTGGCCAAGCAATGCCTAGCGCGTTCCGTGAAACAGCGAAAGGCGGATTGGCCGCGACACCGACAGGCAAATGGCTGGAATCCAAAATTTTCGGTGGCTCGGTAGTTGGCAGTGGACAATAA
- a CDS encoding Asp23/Gls24 family envelope stress response protein, whose amino-acid sequence MSIELNNEYGQIDISNDVIAQIAGGAAIECYGIVGMATKHQIRDGLTDILRKENFAKGVLVRQEDGDLVIDMYVIISYGTKISEVAYQVQSKVKYTITKTLGMPVSAVNIYVQGVRVTNP is encoded by the coding sequence ATGTCGATTGAGTTGAATAATGAATATGGTCAAATCGATATTTCTAATGATGTGATAGCCCAAATAGCCGGCGGCGCTGCGATCGAATGCTACGGTATCGTAGGGATGGCAACTAAACACCAGATCCGCGATGGCCTCACGGATATTCTCCGCAAAGAAAACTTTGCCAAAGGAGTCCTTGTGCGCCAGGAAGATGGCGATTTGGTCATTGATATGTATGTAATCATCAGCTACGGAACAAAAATTTCGGAAGTGGCGTATCAAGTCCAATCAAAAGTGAAATATACGATAACAAAAACATTGGGCATGCCGGTTAGTGCGGTAAACATTTATGTCCAGGGTGTTCGTGTGACGAACCCGTAA
- the recG gene encoding ATP-dependent DNA helicase RecG, with protein MDNKAPVSSLKGVGKQAAETLRDMKIESLEDLIMTFPYRHEDFQLKDLAETPHNERVTVEGRVENEPSVLFLGKNKSRTTVTVLVGRHLVKAVFFNQHYVKAKLQIGAVVTLTGKWDRGRQLITVSSHSIGPRTGGADFEPVYSLKGSMHQKTFRKLMRQALDSTKGELSDCLPASIREEYQLLPFEQALETVHFPEDASSLKQARRRFVYEELLQFQLKMQALRKKNREAEGGSFIDYDLERLKAFIDDLPFDLTSAQKRVVNEICRDMKEPFRMNRLLQGDVGSGKTVVAAIALYAAVTAGKQGALMAPTEILAEQHANTLEEWFRPFGVSVALLTGSVKGKRRKEVLKRLVDGEIDILIGTHALIQPEVLFKSLGLVITDEQHRFGVDQRRVLKDKALNPDVLFMTATPIPRTLAISAFGEMDVSIIDEMPAGRKEIETYWMKKEMFGKIVGRMEKELLAGRQAYVIAPLIEESETLEYQNAVELYQQLTVYFEGRHTVGLMHGRLHPDEKEQTMREFAEGEIAVLVSTTVVEVGVNVPNASFMLIYDAERFGLSQLHQLRGRVGRGSDQSYCVLLADPKTEIGKERMNSMTETNDGFILAEKDLELRGPGDFFGRKQSGIPEFRMADLVHDYRALEAARKDAEALIASDSFWISDETKCLRAMLEDSGILEGGRLD; from the coding sequence GTGGACAATAAAGCACCGGTCTCTTCGTTGAAAGGGGTCGGAAAACAGGCGGCTGAAACCCTGCGGGACATGAAAATCGAAAGTCTTGAAGACTTGATCATGACCTTTCCGTATCGCCACGAGGATTTTCAGCTCAAAGACCTGGCTGAGACGCCCCATAATGAACGGGTAACGGTGGAGGGAAGGGTCGAAAACGAGCCTTCCGTCCTTTTTTTAGGGAAAAATAAATCGCGGACGACTGTGACGGTGCTTGTTGGCCGCCATCTGGTCAAGGCGGTTTTTTTCAACCAACACTATGTGAAAGCCAAACTTCAAATCGGGGCGGTCGTTACCTTGACCGGTAAATGGGACCGTGGCCGCCAATTGATCACGGTGTCCAGCCATTCGATCGGACCGCGGACAGGCGGTGCAGATTTTGAACCGGTGTATAGTTTGAAAGGTTCCATGCACCAAAAAACGTTCCGTAAGTTGATGCGGCAGGCGCTAGACTCTACAAAAGGCGAGCTCTCGGATTGCCTGCCCGCTTCTATCCGGGAAGAGTACCAATTACTGCCGTTTGAGCAAGCACTCGAGACCGTCCATTTTCCAGAAGATGCATCCTCGCTCAAACAAGCAAGACGTCGCTTTGTGTACGAAGAATTACTGCAATTCCAGTTGAAGATGCAGGCGCTGCGCAAGAAAAATCGTGAAGCCGAGGGTGGATCGTTTATCGATTATGATTTGGAGCGCTTAAAAGCATTTATCGATGACTTGCCGTTCGATTTGACCAGTGCGCAAAAGCGCGTCGTCAACGAAATTTGTCGCGATATGAAAGAACCGTTCCGGATGAACCGTTTATTGCAAGGGGACGTCGGATCCGGCAAGACGGTGGTTGCAGCAATTGCTTTATATGCTGCCGTAACAGCAGGTAAACAAGGGGCGCTCATGGCACCGACCGAAATTCTAGCGGAGCAACATGCCAATACGCTTGAAGAATGGTTCCGGCCCTTTGGGGTTAGTGTGGCCTTGTTAACGGGGTCCGTTAAAGGCAAGAGGCGCAAAGAAGTACTAAAGCGGTTAGTGGATGGCGAAATCGATATCCTCATCGGGACCCATGCGTTGATTCAACCGGAAGTGTTGTTTAAAAGCTTGGGCCTTGTTATCACGGATGAGCAGCACCGCTTTGGCGTTGACCAGCGCAGAGTATTGAAAGATAAAGCATTAAATCCGGATGTGTTGTTTATGACAGCGACGCCAATTCCGAGAACGCTCGCGATTTCGGCTTTCGGTGAAATGGATGTGTCAATCATTGATGAAATGCCGGCTGGGCGAAAAGAAATCGAAACGTATTGGATGAAAAAAGAGATGTTTGGCAAGATCGTCGGCCGCATGGAAAAAGAACTTCTTGCCGGTCGACAAGCGTATGTCATCGCTCCACTGATTGAAGAATCCGAAACCTTGGAGTATCAAAATGCCGTCGAACTGTACCAGCAATTAACGGTGTATTTCGAAGGGCGCCATACGGTGGGATTGATGCATGGCCGGCTACACCCGGACGAAAAAGAACAAACGATGCGTGAATTCGCAGAAGGAGAAATTGCTGTGCTGGTGTCGACCACTGTCGTCGAAGTAGGTGTTAACGTCCCGAATGCATCGTTCATGCTTATTTATGATGCTGAGCGATTTGGCTTGTCTCAGCTGCATCAATTGCGCGGGCGGGTCGGGCGCGGCAGTGACCAATCCTATTGTGTGTTATTGGCGGACCCGAAAACGGAGATCGGCAAAGAGCGCATGAATTCGATGACGGAAACCAATGACGGCTTTATCCTGGCTGAAAAGGATTTGGAGCTGCGCGGGCCTGGTGATTTCTTTGGACGCAAGCAAAGCGGTATACCCGAATTCCGTATGGCGGACCTGGTACATGATTACCGGGCACTTGAAGCGGCGAGAAAAGACGCCGAGGCGTTGATCGCCAGTGACTCATTTTGGATTTCGGATGAGACGAAATGTTTGCGGGCGATGCTCGAAGATTCCGGTATTCTGGAAGGTGGAAGACTTGATTAG
- a CDS encoding DAK2 domain-containing protein: protein MKSLNGVKFAEMVQMGSHHLYQNADYVDALNVFPVPDGDTGTNMNLSMTSGAKETESHAQEHIGKTASALSKGLLMGARGNSGVILSQLFRGFGKFIADEQELSAKKLAEALQHGVETAYKAVMKPVEGTILTVAKDAAAKGMTLADSEEDIIVLFEAVVTEAKASLERTPDLLPVLKEVGVVDSGGQGLVYVYEGFLASLKGEALPEKHVDNSMDDLVSAEHHKNIAGFMNTEDIEFGYCTEFMVKFEDDKRSFNEAAFRTDLSAYGDSLLVISDDEIAKIHIHSEEPGKVLTYGQEYGSLISMKIENMRQQHTDIVGEGHKKAAPTEETKHPYAIVTIAMGEGVAELLRSIGASYVIEGGQTMNPSTEDIVNAVRSIGAERVLILPNNKNIIMAAEQAAELLDIEAAVVPTKDVPQGMSALLAFNPEAGVADNRQAMGEAIQHVKSGSVTFAVRDTSIDGISIKKDDFMGISEGKIVVSDESLEKVTEELCKKLVDADAEIVTILFGEDVEEADAEKLGAFIESLNGDVEVEIHNGKQPLYPYILAVE from the coding sequence ATGAAGTCATTAAACGGAGTGAAATTCGCTGAGATGGTACAGATGGGTTCGCACCATCTATACCAAAATGCGGATTATGTAGATGCATTGAACGTTTTCCCTGTGCCTGATGGCGATACTGGGACGAACATGAATTTATCGATGACATCCGGTGCTAAAGAGACGGAATCTCATGCACAAGAACATATCGGAAAAACAGCAAGTGCTTTATCGAAAGGCCTCCTAATGGGAGCGCGCGGCAACTCGGGCGTCATTTTATCCCAATTGTTCCGCGGATTCGGCAAGTTCATTGCTGACGAGCAGGAACTATCTGCGAAAAAATTGGCAGAAGCTTTGCAACATGGGGTCGAGACGGCTTATAAAGCCGTCATGAAACCAGTTGAAGGGACAATCCTAACAGTCGCAAAAGACGCGGCAGCAAAAGGCATGACCTTAGCAGACAGCGAAGAAGATATCATCGTACTGTTTGAAGCGGTCGTTACAGAAGCAAAAGCATCACTTGAGAGAACTCCGGATCTATTGCCGGTACTCAAAGAAGTTGGTGTTGTTGACAGTGGCGGGCAAGGTCTTGTTTATGTCTACGAAGGATTTCTTGCCTCATTGAAAGGCGAAGCCCTACCTGAGAAGCATGTCGATAATTCGATGGATGATTTGGTCAGTGCTGAGCATCACAAAAACATTGCCGGCTTCATGAACACGGAAGATATCGAATTCGGCTATTGTACAGAATTTATGGTTAAATTCGAAGACGATAAACGCTCGTTCAACGAAGCTGCATTTCGAACGGACTTGAGCGCTTATGGCGATTCGTTATTAGTTATTTCAGACGACGAAATTGCGAAAATCCATATTCACTCTGAAGAGCCGGGGAAAGTTCTTACATACGGCCAAGAATACGGAAGCCTGATCAGCATGAAGATCGAAAATATGCGCCAGCAGCATACCGATATTGTCGGGGAAGGCCATAAAAAAGCCGCTCCAACGGAAGAAACGAAACACCCATACGCAATCGTCACGATCGCAATGGGTGAAGGCGTAGCGGAACTGCTTCGTTCAATCGGTGCCTCCTATGTAATTGAAGGCGGCCAGACGATGAATCCGTCAACAGAAGACATTGTCAATGCAGTTCGGTCGATCGGTGCTGAGCGCGTCTTGATCCTACCAAACAACAAAAACATCATCATGGCAGCGGAACAAGCGGCAGAGCTTCTCGATATCGAAGCGGCTGTTGTGCCGACAAAAGATGTCCCGCAAGGCATGTCGGCGCTGTTAGCCTTCAATCCAGAAGCTGGCGTCGCAGATAACCGCCAAGCGATGGGAGAGGCAATCCAGCATGTCAAGTCGGGATCGGTCACTTTTGCAGTCCGTGACACATCGATCGATGGCATCTCTATTAAAAAAGACGATTTCATGGGGATTTCCGAAGGCAAGATTGTTGTGTCGGATGAAAGCCTGGAAAAAGTCACTGAAGAATTGTGCAAAAAACTGGTCGATGCGGATGCAGAAATCGTCACCATTCTCTTTGGAGAAGATGTCGAAGAAGCCGATGCTGAAAAGCTCGGGGCCTTTATCGAATCATTGAATGGCGATGTCGAAGTGGAAATCCACAACGGCAAGCAGCCACTTTATCCTTATATTCTGGCAGTTGAATAA